One window of Delphinus delphis chromosome 12, mDelDel1.2, whole genome shotgun sequence genomic DNA carries:
- the PFN4 gene encoding profilin-4, translating into MSHLQNLLLDTLLGTKHVDSAALIKLQEPSLCVASPGFSVMPSDVRTLVDGFAKNPLKTRREGLYFKEKDYKCVRADDYSLYAKSENTGVVVVKTRLYLLVATYTEGMYPSVCVEATEKLGEYLRRKGN; encoded by the exons ATGAGCCATTTGCAGAACTTACTGTTAGATACACTCCTGGGAACGAAGCATGTAGACAGTGCAGCCCTCATCAAACTCCAGGAGCCGAGCCTATGTGTAGCATCACCTGGATTTAGT GTAATGCCCAGTGATGTCCGAACACTTGTGGATGGATTTGCCAAGAACCCTTTGAAAACCAGAAGAGAAGGATTGTATTTCAAGGAGAAGGACTACAAATGTGTCCGGGCAGATGACTATTCTCTTTATGCTAAGAGT gAAAATACTGGTGTGGTTGTTGTGAAGACCCGTCTGTATCTTCTGGTGGCAACTTACACTGAGGGCATGTATCCTAGTGTCTGTGTGGAAGCCACAGAGAAATTGG gaGAATatctaagaagaaaaggaaattaa